A genome region from Stenotrophomonas maltophilia includes the following:
- a CDS encoding helix-turn-helix transcriptional regulator produces the protein MKHMTSSLRQGVDKSMTLAEENNSAGKAGWPDSPTLRLKELIKLLRVSRSKAYELMKTDPDFPKGIPLYDSELSPKFYWTHEAMAWVEGRAVKFRRAKEEK, from the coding sequence ATGAAGCACATGACGTCCAGTCTGCGCCAGGGCGTAGACAAAAGCATGACTTTGGCCGAAGAGAACAACAGTGCTGGGAAAGCAGGTTGGCCGGATAGTCCGACGCTGCGTCTGAAGGAGCTGATCAAGCTGCTCCGCGTCAGCAGGAGCAAGGCATACGAGCTGATGAAGACCGATCCGGACTTCCCGAAGGGCATTCCGCTCTATGACAGCGAACTGTCCCCGAAGTTCTACTGGACGCATGAGGCAATGGCATGGGTAGAAGGCCGTGCAGTGAAGTTCCGTCGTGCGAAGGAGGAGAAGTGA